GCCCGCTTTCGACCACCCACGCATAGACGTTGCGACCTTCCGGCGGCTTCGCCGAATTGGCCGCGCCGGTAAGCTGCCGCCCACGTGCTGCCAGCGCGCGACCGATGCCCGGTCGCAGCGCATCGGCGCGCTGGAACATCTGGACTGCATAGTCACCGGCCGGATCGGCCTTGGGCGTCGACACGCCCAGCTTCAGATCGCGGCGGACCATCGCGTCGAGCGCGTTCGCCGGCGTCACCGTCAGGCCCGGCCGCACCAGCAGGCACAGTTCGTTGCGCGCGAAGCGCTCGACCTTGGCTGCCTTGCCGGCATCGACGAAAGTCTGCGGATGCGTCATGTTGGCCGAAGCGAACACGTCGGCAGTGGCCCCGGCGGCGATCTTCTCGCGCAGCACGCCGCTCGGCCCGAATTCGAAGCGGGGCGCCGCCCCGCCCTGCTCCGCATAGATCTTGCCGAGCTGAGTGAAC
The window above is part of the Methyloversatilis discipulorum genome. Proteins encoded here:
- a CDS encoding molybdate ABC transporter substrate-binding protein; translated protein: MRTLIVATCTALLAGAAQADGASVHAAGSLKAVFTQLGKIYAEQGGAAPRFEFGPSGVLREKIAAGATADVFASANMTHPQTFVDAGKAAKVERFARNELCLLVRPGLTVTPANALDAMVRRDLKLGVSTPKADPAGDYAVQMFQRADALRPGIGRALAARGRQLTGAANSAKPPEGRNVYAWVVESGQADLFVTYCTNSRLARREVPALQEVELPSDLAVGADYGLVVLSAPGSEGERFAQFLLSEPARKVLAADGFALP